Sequence from the Chelonoidis abingdonii isolate Lonesome George chromosome 1, CheloAbing_2.0, whole genome shotgun sequence genome:
ttgtttgtttgtttgttttttaaagagtcaTACTGGAGAAGTTACAGATGagtggaagaaagcaaatatcaTGCCAAAAAATGGTAAATGGCACCAACCAGGTAGTTATAGGCCTGTTAGCATGATATCAATCCCAGccaaaataatggaacagctgatctgAGACAGTCAAAGAACTAAAGGATGGTAATATACTTAATGCCAACCAACATGGTTGATGGTGGCAGATAGGTCTTGTCAAATGAAATTTATGTAATTTAAGATTACAGATTTGGCTGATGAAGGTAACTGTGCTGATGTTGTATATttggacttctgtaaggcatttgactgcatgacattctgattttaaaaatttggcATAACAGCCACTTTTAAATCCATTAAAAATATGCTATATTTATTTTCTAACCAATAGTGAGGAATCATCAACTGCAAGTGTTTCTAGTGTGGTCTCTGAGCGATCAAATTCATAGAACTTAAGGTCCACCACTAGATCATTTAGTCTCAACTTCTTTACCACAGACCATtatatttcacccagttactcctgtactgagccctataacttgtgtttggttaaagcatatcttccagaaatgcAGCTAGTCTTGatatgaagacatcaagagatggagaatctgctGCTACCCTCTGTTTGTTCAAGTGATTAATcaacctcactgttaaaagtaCATGCCTTATTTCTGATTtgatttgtctggcttcagcttccagccagtgcttcttgttatgcttttctccACTACCATAGAGAGTCCTTTAATACCCAGCAATTTTTTCTCCTATGGTGGGTGCCTGAATCAGTGCTATTTAATATGTTTTAggagtgacctggaagaaaatataaaatcagtgcTGATAAAGTATGCAGACAGCATGATTCTGGGGCGGTAAATAATGATAACAGTAGGTCACTTAAACAGAACAATCTGGATCCTGAAGTACACTGAGCCAAAACAGAGCGtgaattttaatacagctaaatacaTTTCTGAACAAGGAATGTACCCCTTGCTTTCTGGATGGGATATTTATCTTAGGATTGGTCTATACTTAAGTTAGGTTGGTACAGCTATGTCACTCAAAGgcgtggaaaaaaaaaaaaaaaaaaaacaacaaacccacaCCCTCGCTTTtcagctatgctgacaaaacccCCAGCGTAGGTGCAACTATGTCACCAGGAGAAGGCTTCAATCAGTGAAGTTAACGTAGTTTGGgtaggtggtgttcctacacggACAGGAAAAAACTCTGTCAACGTAGGCTGCACCTATAGTAGGAGGTTGCACTGGCGTAGTTATGCTGACACAGTGATGCCAGTATAGACTCCACAGGGTAGACATACGTTTgaaaagcagtgactcagaaaaaAGACTCAGCGGAATAGGGTGGTTACCGCTGCATAGAATACTAGTGCGAGACCACCATTGGAATACGGTGTCTAGTTTTGGtgtacacactttaaaaaaaaatatgaaaaactggagttcagagaagaggtacaagaaggaactgaggagtggaaaATGTGCCTTGCACAGAGAGATGTAAGAAACTCTATTAGAATTCTTAGAAggtatcaacaagcatgtggacaaggatgatccagttgatatagagTACTTAAGTATATATAGTATACCACCTGCATGCCTCTTAAATAGCACATGACACTTGTGCATTGTTTAGGAGGCACACAGGTACAGATAACTGCTCATAAGTCACTGGTGTTAGGAACACTGTAATGCTCATTGTTTTGAGtggtttttctttcaaattaTAATTCCAACATCCTACAGTCCAGAATTTGTCAATAGCTCCATTCTACCACAGAATGACAGTAGTCCAAATCTGAAACTTCTGGGCCAACCTATATTTCACTTCACTGTTGCCTGCCCCCACCACCCgaaaaaaaaacactacaaaATTAGAAAAATGAAGTCACTACATTTTTTGAGCACTTGTTTTCTCCAATTTGACTCATATTTCCACAGAAATTCTATCGTGGTATAAATTCATCATGCCTGTGAAATTTCATACGGATTGGTTTAAATGTAGCAAAGTCTAGCTGTGTGCGCTGCCTTTGCCCCAAGCgccgccccacagctcccattggctaggaactgcggccaatggaagctgcaggggcggtccctgtggacggggcagcacacagaggcacctggccacacctctgcgtaggagctggagaaggcacATGTCACTGTTTCCAGGAAcagcttgaggtaagcaccgctcAGACCTTGCACCtttgattcccccaccccaccccgcaactgccagccccagccctgatcctcctcccaccctccaaacccctcaatcccagcctggcgCACCCTCCTgaactccaaatccctcatccccaaccccacctcagagcctgcacccccagtcggAGCCCCCACCCTACAGCCCCAGCCAAGAGCCCCCTCCCGTACCCTGaagtcctcatttctggccccaccacaaagcccacacccccagccagagccctcaccccctcctgtgccccaacctcaATTTTgcgagcattcatggcctgccatacaatttccatactcagatgtggcccacaggccaaaaagtttgcccactcctgcattaaaacatgctgtaagttaaGGAATCAGCTACATATTAGCACCCCAGAGACAACCACAAGGAAACCAACCAAACACCCCGGTGGGCTATCAACCAACCaatcaacaaccattgtccagcaagggagctacaatgcaatgactcacctacATAAGACCACACCAGGGAAATTGCTCAACCTTTCCTGGAGACTCAGCAACGGCTGatatatatccactttccattgatgaagtggtgaagcaattaataaatctgcattacttgtcttgagcagtgcaagacagtatattcctgagaTACAATGGTGGGAGGATTTGGGTCTGGTgcttttctctgtgtgattcatgagtggctctggaaGCATTCATGCAACCTAGCTGGGTGTgcggctccacatgctgttgtgctgagtgataacagcacctggaggggtttgatGCTGGTCACTAGAAAGGCAttgtaagagacagcccaggctggagagagttcaggggggcacagcagtcccacaggcCCCATCACATTCCCAAAATGGTGCAAAGTAATTCATGTGGGGttcattttttcaaaaagattttaaacagaTATTGTCAACAtaattcattaaaaaagaaaaaagtccttATCTACAACAACAACGCCAGGTGTAACTATTTAAAGAAGTTTTTTTTAAGTATGATTTACATTTCATCCTGCATGGACTGAGAGTCTAAAATGGTCAGTTTACTTTCTGGTTCTCACAGACTAACACAGTGCTCACACTGAGGCTAGACTTACTGCAGAGAAATTCTGACAAAGTTTTATTGTCATTAGAGGCCTAATCTACTATTTGCTTAGTTTAAATCCCAAGGGAGATTGAGTTCTCTCCCCTCAGGGCTATaattgatgataataataataattatttatgaTCATATGGTTTATATTAAGTGTCTTGTTTCAATAATTATTGAATGATgtatttttcatgaaacaaacaaaaacacttttcacggacattaaaaaataaatcaggaaaatatttttattcatactAGGGTTtgcaaaagcttttaaaaaaatttaggaCAAAAATAGCTGGTTCAGGGTCTCCTTTATTGCAATGACTTCTACTTACTCGTCTTCCTTTTGGGAAAATCACGAGAGGGCTAATCTAAGCAACTGCATGCCCTCTACATCAGGATACAGAGATCACAGCAGTGTTGGATTTCAATGATAGCATGTTCCTGACGTCACACCTCTGCAGAACAGATACTCAGTTCTGTATACTTTCATTCAGTAACTTGTTTCTCAGTAGGCATACATTAGTATACTTATAATTTCAGGATCGGCACTTACGAGACAGTCTCTGGTATATCATCAACTTTTTTGAAACGGCCTGACCACATCAGAACCTTCTTTTCCCAGTCTGTGGGCTTGTGTCCTGGCACTTTGAAGGTGGAATGGCCTATAGCAAATATGGAAGAGAAGATACAATATACAGAATAATCATAGCTTAATGGAACTATCAGGGTGAGCAACCCAAATCTGTAGGCATGAGCTCTGCTGTAACTAAAGAGGGAGCAGAAATATCACGAGCACTCCTAGAGAAGCTGTAAGGGCATGTGGAACTGAACCAAGCTTAAGGTGACAGAACTTTACCCAGGGGCCCCATGTACTCTGCAATTCTGAAGGCACAGAATGTGCCTCAGAACCCACATCTGTCACAGAATCATTCTCCAGAATcaaagtattcatttaaaaaaaaatattgtggggctggttctccactgccttgcaccttttATCATAAGTTACACCTGCAGAAAGCGTGTAATAGCTATGTTACAATAGGATAGTATTTCCTAAACTGCTGGGCacgaatcatagaagattagggttggaagagacctcaggaggtcatctagtccaattccctgctcaaagcaggaccaacaccaactaaatcatcccagccagggctttgtcaagcctcaccttaaaaacctctaaggaagaagatttccaccacctccctaggaaaccctAGTTacctagtgcttcaccaccatcctagtgaaatagtgtttcctaatatccaacctagacctcccctactgcaacttgacaccattgctccttgttctgtcatctaccaccaccgagaacagccgagctccaccctctttggaaccccctttcaggcagtatcaaatcccccctcactcttctcttctgcagactaaataagtccagttccctcagcctctcctcctaagtcatgtgccctaaccccctaatcattttcattgccctccactggactctcttcaatttgttcacttcctttctatagtggggggcccaaaactggacacaatactccagatctGGTCTCACCAGTGTCGACTACAGGGGAATCATCACTTCCCtaaatctgctggcaatgttcctactaatgcagcccaatatgccgttcgTCTTTTTGGCAACAacggcacactgttgactcatatccagcttcccatccactgtaatccccaggtccatttctgcagaactgctgcttagccagtcggtccccagcctgtagcagtgcatgagattcttccttcctacgtacaggactctgcacttgtccttgttgaacctcagatatCTTTTAGCCCAAtattccaatttgtctaggtcactctggaccccatCTCTACCCtacagtatctctctctctccccacagcttagtatcatccgtgaacttgctgagggtgaaatccatcccatcatctggATCACTAATGaagaagatgttgaacaaaaccagccccaagacAGATCCctagggcactccgcttgatactggctgccaactagatattgagccattgatcactaccagtgaagcccgatgatctagccagctttctatctaccttatagtccattcatccaattcatactactttaacttgctggcaagaatactatgtgagaccgtatcaaaagctttgctaaagtcaagatatatccaggaccggcgctaggggttttagcgccctaggcgcatggcaatttcgccgccccgtgccctggtcccgcggctccggtggagatgccacagtcatgcctgcggagggtctgctggtccatggctccggtggagctgccacagtggtgcctgcgggaggtccaccggagccgcggaccagcggacctcccgcaggcaccactgcggcagctccaccggagccgcctgccgccccctccggcaaaatgccacctacCAATAATCACCGGCCCTGGATATAttacatccaccgctttccccatatccacagagctagttatctcatcatagaaggcaatcaggttggtcaggcatgacttgtccttagTGAATTCATGTTGAAGGACTGGCTGTGGCAATTGGGCTCCAGAgattcagctttcattaaaataaaagtaagtcTCCAGTTGCTATGGTTAACaagaaaaccttttaaaatgtgattcAAGTGTAACCACTGCACAAAAGTCTGCCTGAGTTTGTAGAAAACCTCAAACATGAACCGCTTTAATCATTTTAACAGGTGCTCACATGCCAATGACAACAATTCAGAAGCCAATATTtggttaactatttcactgtttTTCCAAACATGTAAGGAGAGGAAGAATATTGTAATGGCCTACCAATGTTTTCAATTTTAGCAATATATGGTGGGAGTGAAGACGaagaaattggttttgttttcctgaagGCAGGCTCAGCTTTCAAGAGTCTGAGAAATactgcactactgtaatatactACCAttctaaatataaaaataataataattggagatataccaatctcctagaactggaagggaccctgaaaggtcactgagtccagccccctgccttcactagcaggaccaagtactgaattttgccccagatccctaggtggccccctcaaggattgagctcccaaccctgggtttagcaggccaatgctcaaaccactgagctctccctccttTCTAACCTGGTAGGATTTTATATCTATTTTGCACAGCTAGAAATTACTACAAAATAATGTGAAAAAGTCGATAATAGGGTcttatgtttctagccctcatattTGTGAAGACAACCTTGGGAACGTGAACCAGGAATAACTAATGCATTTTGTCATCCTCTGTCAGCAAGCAGCCACAAAATATTACCCAAGACCTGTGAGCTGCCCACGTTTATCTCAATGAGTTGTTAACTATGAAACCTATATATAAACTGTTTTATCACCAACAATGTCACTGCTAACCATCGTAACAGGAACATTAGAGGGATGGAAACATCCCACAGCTACAAACTACCGAAGGTGGATTAACaattttttaagtgattatttaaattggatttttaacatttaaattagagaacatttataaaaaaagtaaacctatttaaaattaacacaaattgtcaattttaaatttaaggtttaaaattataatctattaaaatcatttgaaATAGCAACcaaaaatattaagcagtacatgcTTGCTGCCAAAGTTTTCAAGTCAGCCCACTGAAATAGTGAAACTCAGTGCTAAACAGAGGGAACCAGAGTCTGTTGAAGTGCtaaaaccagcttttgacagtaATAACCTCTTCTGTAGGAGCAGtgagaatattttcatttcactCCACTAGTTCAGTTAATGATTAGTTCATTCAAAGGTAAGAAACAAGTTGagatgaaaaagcaggaaagcttgtttttcctcttctaatctatgaataaaaactaggtgtgaggatgaaatctactagttctaaaatctcaaaggacatggtgaccagaaacaaattACTTCAGTTTACTAACTACAGATAAAATTATCTACCTAAAACTATTTAATAGATTTACTGAACATTTaagtaaaagaacaaaaacaaaaacacaatctttGTTGTGAATAgctaagaaaaaaagtttaagatagttttttttagttattaaataaaaaggtaaaatgctgttttgtgcattttaactgaatttgaatttctatccaaacagagcttgacacaaaatcacaaataaaaattCACCACCTAATAAAGAAATGcaatataaaaaagtaaaaattaagaattaaacaaacagaagttaagctaattgcttaaataaatgtgaacAGATCTAGTGTAACCTCCTAACAAAGAGAAGCATCAAATGTAATGCAAAGAGTAGATCTGGTCGCAAATCAACATGTtgtaatggttaccaaccaataagAATCAACAATTCATTAGGAAATAActaaaaaatgttaatgtaaaacattaaaaatttatTATTTCAATCAATTTTCTGCTTGGtcatttaaatcatgattaaaattggtgatttaaattgaTTTGCTCTAAATCAATCCATCTTGAAACTCACTCTCTTGCCTTAGGAGGAAATTTAATATCAATATCAGCAGCTGTACtgattatttttgtgtttaattaaacccctcattttaaaaatgttaaaatgaaactgCTACAGAATTTCCTGTCTGCCGCACCAGAGCATCACAGAATACAAGTCCAATTTGCCGTGGAGCATAAGCCTTTATCTTACCTGGCGACATAAACAGCTCTTCCTAAGAATACTATAGGTCTCAGGACCATATGCCAAGCCAGTGAAGTTGACGAGAGCTtattgttgacttcaatgggcacagGATCAGACGCTcaatgcctctctctctctctcacaaactcATTCCCCCAATCCATACACAAGCAAAAGGGGgcaatttttgctttgttttcaacACAAATGTGGCTAACAGCTCatatttaataaactttttttactagggctgtcaattaattgtagttgactcacatgattaactcaaaaaaattaattgtgattaatcgtccTGTTAAACAGTGaaacaccaattgaaattaaatatttttgaatgtttttctacatttgcaaatatattgattttaattactaCACAAAaggcaaagtgtacagtgcacacattattatatatttgtgctgtaaaaatgatatagtatttttcaattcacctactacaagtactgtagtgaaatctctttatcatgaagggcaacttacaaatgtagattttttgttgttatataactgcactaaaaaaaacccacgtaaaacttcagagcctagaagtccactcagtcctacttcttgttcagccaattgctaggataaacaagtctgtttacatttgcaggagataatgcttctgatttctctttcaggtgacactgtaaatgtGAGAACAGGcgttgcatggcacttttgtagccagcatcgcaagacaggtatatgccagatgcactaaagatacagatgtcccttcatgcttcaaccacccttccagaGGACGTGTGTCCATGtcaatgatgggttctgctcaacaacaatccaaaacagtgtggactaatgcatgttcattttcatcatctgagtcagatgccacaaatagaaagttgattttcttttttggtggttcagtcctgtagtttccgcatcagagtattgctcttttaaaacttctcaaagcatgctccacacctcatccctctcagattttggaaggcactttagattcttaaatcttgggttgagtgctgtagctatctttagaaatctcacattggtattttcttggcgttttgtcaaatctgcagtaaaagtgttcttaaaatgaacaacatgtgctggatcatcatctgagactgctataacatgaaatatatggcagaatccatgtaaaacagagcaggagacagacAATTCTCCACCAatgaattcagtcacaaatttaattaatgcattatttttttaatgagtttcaTCAGCATGgtagcatgtcctctggaatggtggttgaagcatgacggggcatacaaatgtttagcatatctggcacataaataccttgcaatgccggctacaaaagtgccatacaaatgtctgttctcactttcagggcgacactgtaaataagatgcaggcagcattatgtcctgtaaatgtaaacttgtaagttcaactttcaggacaaagagattgcactacattatttgcattaggtgaattgaaaaatactatttttgttttaaactgtgcaaatatttgtaataaaaaattacaaaGTGAGTATTGTACAATTTGTATTCTATGTggtaactgaaataaatacattagaaaatgtagaaaacacccaaaaatatttaaataaatggtattctattattgtttaatagcgcaagtaattgcacaattaattttttttaatcacttgatagcCCTACTTTTTACCCATTGCCACTGACAGTCAAGCCAATAATTGGTCTGTTGCACGGCGGGTCCAGTATAGATTATTACTGTCCATTCTAATCTTAAAAATATAATCTGACACCCGACCTACCACTGacttgaaaggaaaagaaatcccATCTTTAAGGACGAATTAGGTCAGTGGCAAACTCAAAATGATCCTGCATTGTAGAGGCAGCATACTTCTAGTGGATCACTGCCTGCTGTGGGAAGGGCTCTGCTAAGGAATTCCCAAGACTATCATATAAAACCAGACCAACTGTGGGAAGGAAGTGGTTAGTTATAGAATGCAACTGGGAGATTCTGAatgcataaaaataaacaaacgaGAACTCCTCTTAACCTACTAAGAATAGAAGGCTAcccctaaaaagaaaaaaaaaatgaatctctCCTTTGATTAGGAATACAGATGGTCTTGGATCTGACATCTAAGTTTAATGTTCTGTCTTTTGAATGGGAGGGAAAACTTAAGTCCTTTTCAAAAGAGCAGGGCCATGCATTTGACTAAATTCTTACTCAGGGTATTCTGGCTACCTAAATACCTGGTGAAGTTTTCATTGTGCAAGAAATCTTTCACTTTCTAAACCAACTTGTTGGCTGGCATTGCTGTGAGCTTTTGAACTACCACATTCTTTCCCAGAGATAGCTGCATTTCAGAGCGATAATGATCCCTAGGTACAGTTTGTACACTTGGTTGACACATAAATCACATTGTGAAAAGTATCCTTTAGAATGaatgtgctatataaatgtaagacATATGTTCTTGATTGTTTAGCAGTTCTTTATACCTGTTCCTCAGTCTGATAGCTACTCTAATAACAACACTGATACCTTTGAATTTCAGAGAAAAAAGCTTACCCCCTACTTCAGGCTTTTGTTTGCTCCCCTCCTGTGATTTACTGCAAAAACCTCTCTTGATCTTCAGATCCATTCCTTTACTTGGTCTTAGAAttgaggaaaaattcctttccaacatCTTAGCAG
This genomic interval carries:
- the FAM162A gene encoding protein FAM162A isoform X2; translation: MLERNFSSILRPSKGMDLKIKRGFCSKSQEGSKQKPEVGGHSTFKVPGHKPTDWEKKVLMWSGRFKKVDDIPETVSFELIDAARNKLRVKISYLMIALTVLGCIVMVIEGKRVHTDIKQTNVQAS
- the FAM162A gene encoding protein FAM162A isoform X3, whose translation is MLERNFSSILRPSKGMDLKIKRGFCSKSQEGSKQKPEVGGHSTFKVPGHKPTDWEKKVLMWSGRFKKVDDIPETVSFELIDAARNKLRVKISYLMIALTVLGCIVMVIEGKRTLQQLAEC